One part of the Chryseobacterium sp. 7 genome encodes these proteins:
- a CDS encoding phage tail protein: protein MIQVTIAHSSNGLALLQRQLEDRNLKKASTRALNKAIATGNTLYRRMISEYYNIKPIDIRNSIVLKKATYSQNEASISGNFKPLSLSRFNPQFVNGRSVISIRSVRNKETGRRTLQQTARNARKNEQAGGGVSIEIKKGSRKVIPYAFLTKSQANTGVEKQIFARGKYAGGKFQKAKERFPITAMKTTSVFGILTHDPIQRKIETESKETLQREFERQIYLLTRR, encoded by the coding sequence ATGATACAGGTAACAATAGCACACAGCAGTAATGGCTTAGCTCTTTTGCAGAGACAATTAGAGGACAGAAATCTTAAGAAAGCCAGCACAAGGGCCCTAAATAAAGCAATTGCAACAGGCAACACCCTTTACAGGCGAATGATTTCTGAATATTATAACATCAAACCTATTGATATCAGAAATTCTATTGTGCTGAAAAAAGCAACCTATTCACAGAATGAGGCCTCTATCTCAGGGAATTTCAAACCCCTGAGCTTATCCAGGTTTAATCCGCAGTTTGTTAATGGCCGAAGTGTTATTTCTATTCGCTCGGTGAGAAATAAAGAAACAGGAAGAAGAACTTTACAGCAAACAGCCCGAAATGCAAGGAAAAACGAGCAAGCCGGTGGAGGCGTTTCTATTGAGATCAAAAAAGGAAGCAGAAAAGTCATCCCTTATGCTTTCTTAACGAAATCACAGGCCAATACCGGGGTTGAAAAGCAGATTTTTGCCAGAGGAAAATACGCCGGAGGAAAATTCCAGAAAGCAAAAGAAAGATTCCCCATTACAGCCATGAAAACCACTTCTGTTTTCGGGATTTTGACTCATGACCCTATTCAAAGAAAAATAGAAACAGAATCTAAAGAAACCCTGCAAAGAGAGTTTGAAAGACAAATTTATTTATTAACAAGAAGATAA
- a CDS encoding bifunctional DNA primase/helicase, protein METIISLATMLTYDITANKQGENYMPCPECSHNRRKKNVKCFSYNAEKEAGYCNHCEARFVKHNPYEKKEYVKPTFEFQNYTKLSDKLVKWFENRGISQRTLLSMKISEKKEYMPQTEKEENCIVFPFFKKSELINLKYRDAKKNFKLASGAELIWFNYDAILNHDEVIICEGEIDALSFIQSGFDNVISVPNGANIGRMEYFDSSFEDLNKIKTFVIAVDNDLKGIELKQDLIRRLGMEKCKTASFKQFKDANELLVSEGVDSVQRAIKEAKLIKLPDIYSVDDFRNELNDYFENGMPQGKELGIPELDKIIRWQTGRFGVATGIPGMGKSEFIDFVYSKLNILYDWPLGYYSPESMPLQLHFSKLFPKFVGKEYKKGVVNESEKYTGEEHINKNVFWVNPPVDMDINEILARFEYLVKAKGCKAFVIDPFNRIEQSANHSDNERLFIKKSLVTMSNFAKRTDSLLFLIAHPTKMQKEKGIYKIPGPYDISGSADFWNMLDYTLTVHRTQNEDGKFQSFGIVIVQKAKINKTMGDTGTWGYWYNINNGRYITDHDDGRPKQWDNSNWITKVEYFPPEEKEYQVQPVTINEAFGDEYAELPF, encoded by the coding sequence ATGGAAACGATTATCTCGCTGGCAACGATGCTCACATATGACATCACGGCAAACAAGCAGGGGGAAAACTACATGCCTTGTCCCGAATGTTCACACAACAGGAGAAAGAAAAATGTAAAATGTTTCTCCTACAACGCTGAAAAAGAAGCTGGATATTGCAATCACTGTGAAGCAAGATTTGTAAAACATAACCCATACGAGAAGAAGGAGTATGTCAAGCCAACATTTGAATTTCAGAATTACACAAAGCTTTCAGACAAGTTGGTTAAATGGTTTGAAAATCGGGGAATATCGCAGCGAACACTTTTGTCAATGAAAATTTCTGAAAAGAAGGAATACATGCCTCAAACGGAAAAAGAAGAAAATTGCATTGTTTTTCCATTCTTTAAAAAATCGGAACTGATTAATCTGAAATATCGAGATGCAAAGAAGAATTTCAAGTTAGCATCCGGCGCTGAATTAATCTGGTTTAACTATGATGCAATACTCAATCATGATGAGGTTATTATTTGTGAGGGCGAGATAGATGCTTTAAGCTTTATTCAGTCCGGATTTGATAATGTTATTTCTGTTCCTAACGGTGCAAATATTGGAAGAATGGAATATTTCGACAGTAGTTTTGAGGATCTGAATAAGATTAAAACATTCGTGATAGCAGTTGACAATGACTTAAAAGGGATAGAGCTGAAACAAGATTTAATCAGAAGGCTTGGAATGGAAAAATGCAAAACCGCATCATTTAAGCAATTTAAAGACGCAAACGAACTCTTAGTATCAGAAGGGGTGGATAGCGTTCAAAGAGCTATAAAAGAAGCCAAATTAATTAAGCTACCGGATATATACTCTGTGGATGATTTCAGGAATGAACTAAACGATTATTTTGAAAACGGAATGCCGCAAGGTAAAGAGCTTGGAATACCAGAATTGGATAAAATAATACGATGGCAGACTGGCCGTTTCGGAGTAGCAACCGGAATTCCAGGAATGGGGAAAAGTGAATTCATAGATTTTGTATACAGCAAATTAAATATTCTCTATGACTGGCCATTAGGGTATTATTCGCCCGAATCAATGCCTTTACAGCTTCACTTCAGTAAATTATTTCCAAAGTTTGTAGGAAAGGAATACAAAAAAGGAGTTGTGAATGAAAGTGAGAAGTATACTGGAGAAGAACATATCAACAAAAATGTTTTCTGGGTAAATCCTCCTGTTGATATGGACATCAATGAAATATTGGCAAGATTTGAATATTTAGTTAAGGCAAAGGGATGTAAGGCTTTTGTGATAGATCCATTTAATAGAATTGAGCAATCAGCAAATCATTCAGACAATGAAAGGTTGTTTATCAAAAAAAGCCTCGTTACAATGAGCAATTTCGCTAAGAGAACAGATAGTTTATTATTTCTCATTGCACACCCTACTAAAATGCAAAAGGAAAAAGGAATTTATAAAATACCTGGTCCTTATGACATTTCCGGTTCTGCCGATTTTTGGAATATGTTGGATTATACCTTAACCGTACATAGGACACAGAATGAAGATGGTAAGTTTCAGTCATTTGGAATCGTGATTGTCCAGAAGGCAAAAATCAACAAGACCATGGGAGATACAGGAACATGGGGGTATTGGTACAACATAAACAATGGTCGGTACATCACTGATCACGATGACGGAAGACCTAAACAATGGGATAATTCAAATTGGATAACCAAAGTAGAATATTTTCCACCTGAAGAAAAAGAATATCAAGTACAGCCTGTAACAATAAACGAAGCTTTTGGAGATGAGTACGCTGAATTACCATTCTGA
- a CDS encoding phage portal protein, with protein MSLELNLLDKVVSYLSPQWGLKRIQRRNAMDILQRGYEGARKDRRTKGWNVNDFEQAAKVAEIKTLKNRSRDLYRNNPYSFRAHNSIANNTTGTGIVPAIKNELLKKIWKEWAHQTSVDFDANCNFYGLQNLCMRTLSMHGSVLILRIKTNNKEHIPLELKVVSTKFLDLSKDTIKTSTGSYISGELSSPPAEKGKDTGFTIKIRSWNILKVHFGKIRM; from the coding sequence ATGTCCTTAGAATTAAATTTACTCGATAAAGTAGTTTCTTATTTAAGTCCGCAGTGGGGACTAAAAAGAATACAGCGGCGTAATGCAATGGATATACTTCAAAGAGGGTATGAAGGGGCACGAAAAGACCGCCGTACCAAAGGGTGGAATGTGAATGATTTTGAACAGGCCGCAAAAGTAGCCGAAATTAAAACCCTGAAAAACAGAAGCAGGGACCTCTACCGAAACAATCCCTATTCTTTCCGGGCTCATAATTCCATAGCTAACAATACGACCGGTACGGGCATTGTGCCGGCCATTAAAAATGAGCTGCTAAAAAAAATCTGGAAGGAGTGGGCCCATCAGACCTCAGTGGATTTTGACGCCAATTGTAATTTTTACGGATTACAGAATCTATGCATGAGAACACTCTCTATGCATGGTTCAGTACTCATCTTAAGAATTAAAACCAATAATAAAGAACATATTCCATTAGAACTCAAGGTGGTTTCCACTAAATTTTTAGACCTCTCAAAAGATACCATAAAAACTTCCACCGGGTCATATATTTCCGGGGAATTGAGTTCGCCGCCAGCGGAAAAAGGAAAGGATACTGGATTTACGATAAAGATCCGGAGCTGGAATATTCTAAAAGTACATTTTGGAAAGATCAGGATGTGA
- a CDS encoding phage portal protein, with translation MYDKDPELEYSKSTFWKDQDVIHLFFQDEPGQIHGVPFGSPSMMSLRDFDDYSDAQLVRQKIASCFSIFITKTDAEMIGADTQDYEEFDRVEPGLIQTLEPGKSVTFASPPPADGYGEYSKNVLTGISAGYGISYEAMTGDLSHVNYSSGRMGWLEYQRMIETWQNFILIPKLCAKVWLWFVEAGNLLGILPKDTPKTVEWTAPGRMMIDPVKEVNGLLAQVRAGFMSWQEAVRLLGYAPEEILEEMKISKELFDKAGLHPKSDPRYDAVNLKNQSNDTGNNSTQQ, from the coding sequence ATTTACGATAAAGATCCGGAGCTGGAATATTCTAAAAGTACATTTTGGAAAGATCAGGATGTGATCCATCTTTTTTTTCAGGATGAACCCGGTCAGATCCATGGGGTTCCCTTTGGCTCTCCCTCCATGATGAGCTTAAGAGATTTTGACGATTATTCGGATGCGCAGCTGGTAAGACAAAAGATCGCCTCCTGCTTCTCCATATTCATCACCAAGACAGATGCTGAAATGATCGGGGCAGACACCCAGGATTATGAAGAGTTTGACAGGGTGGAACCAGGGCTCATTCAGACCTTAGAGCCAGGCAAATCGGTCACTTTTGCTTCCCCTCCTCCCGCAGACGGGTATGGCGAATATTCCAAAAACGTCCTTACAGGTATTTCAGCAGGCTACGGCATAAGCTATGAAGCCATGACAGGAGATTTAAGCCATGTCAATTACTCCAGCGGACGCATGGGGTGGTTAGAATACCAAAGAATGATTGAGACATGGCAGAATTTTATTCTCATCCCTAAATTATGCGCGAAAGTATGGCTTTGGTTTGTAGAGGCAGGAAATTTATTAGGCATTCTTCCCAAAGACACGCCTAAAACAGTGGAATGGACCGCCCCGGGTAGAATGATGATTGACCCTGTAAAAGAAGTGAACGGACTTTTAGCACAGGTAAGAGCCGGATTTATGAGCTGGCAGGAAGCCGTAAGACTTTTAGGCTATGCCCCGGAAGAAATTCTGGAAGAGATGAAAATTTCTAAAGAATTATTTGACAAGGCAGGCCTTCACCCAAAATCAGATCCCCGATATGATGCGGTAAATCTAAAAAATCAGAGTAATGATACAGGTAACAATAGCACACAGCAGTAA
- a CDS encoding phage head-tail joining protein produces MDGPEFTIEQYYALNKSIAQGTLTVTYGDKTVTYRSLDEMLRIRNLMGAELGLIKKDNGRKVGVFSKNWKKCP; encoded by the coding sequence ATGGATGGACCAGAATTCACAATAGAACAGTATTACGCCTTGAATAAGAGTATCGCACAGGGAACCTTAACTGTTACCTATGGTGATAAAACCGTTACCTACCGCAGCCTTGATGAGATGCTCAGAATCAGAAATCTCATGGGCGCAGAATTGGGGCTTATTAAAAAAGACAATGGCCGAAAAGTAGGAGTCTTTAGTAAAAACTGGAAAAAATGTCCTTAG
- a CDS encoding Lin1244/Lin1753 domain-containing protein: MSYKDAYYFSHDSNARQDEKIIALRMKLGWEGYGLYWALIEKLRDATNYMCVKDYNLIAFDLRSDAAKIKSIIEEFGLFAFTINETGECFYSMSLIKRMTQFDSAKAKLSVSGIKGNLIKNKHITKAQAASMNDDEILELNEKIKGNNGGGSGAGRETTANKGKESKGDKSKEKEIEVYRQFLHLSISVEDFDKLIETGYSKEQIDSILESIENYGPNKKYKSLFITAKNWLKKDFGVPKTKEEQVVIENETEEERFHREWKAKNKTIPMH; encoded by the coding sequence ATGAGCTACAAAGATGCCTATTACTTCAGTCATGACAGCAATGCCAGACAGGATGAAAAAATAATAGCTCTGAGAATGAAACTCGGATGGGAAGGTTACGGACTTTACTGGGCACTTATTGAGAAATTGAGAGATGCAACAAATTATATGTGTGTTAAAGATTATAATCTTATAGCCTTTGACCTACGTTCTGATGCTGCGAAAATAAAATCTATTATAGAAGAATTTGGGTTATTTGCCTTCACCATTAATGAAACTGGTGAGTGCTTCTACTCCATGTCTTTAATAAAAAGAATGACTCAATTTGATAGTGCAAAAGCTAAACTGTCTGTTTCTGGAATTAAAGGGAATCTCATTAAAAATAAGCACATAACAAAGGCTCAAGCTGCTAGTATGAATGATGATGAAATCCTTGAATTAAATGAGAAAATTAAGGGTAATAACGGGGGCGGATCGGGGGCGGGTCGGGAGACGACCGCAAATAAAGGAAAGGAAAGTAAAGGAGATAAGAGTAAAGAAAAGGAAATAGAAGTATATAGACAATTCCTCCACCTTTCTATTTCTGTTGAAGATTTTGACAAATTGATTGAAACCGGATATTCCAAGGAGCAAATAGATTCTATTCTGGAGAGCATTGAGAATTACGGTCCGAACAAGAAATACAAGTCTCTTTTTATTACAGCAAAGAACTGGCTAAAGAAAGATTTTGGAGTTCCCAAAACGAAAGAGGAGCAGGTTGTTATTGAAAATGAGACAGAAGAAGAAAGATTCCATAGGGAATGGAAGGCGAAAAATAAAACAATACCAATGCACTGA
- a CDS encoding DUF2190 family protein — MKNYIEKGEFLHTVLEDTVKGGDLVIKEDTIGVAVSDGNGVDLCAVAVEGVFELPKATAVALNQGKKAYFISADKTVTGVASGNTLIGYVWETADATNPVVRVKIG, encoded by the coding sequence ATGAAAAATTATATCGAAAAAGGAGAGTTTCTCCACACTGTTTTAGAAGATACTGTAAAAGGAGGTGATCTGGTCATCAAAGAAGACACCATAGGGGTAGCCGTTTCAGATGGGAACGGAGTGGATTTATGCGCTGTAGCCGTTGAGGGCGTCTTTGAACTTCCTAAAGCTACAGCGGTCGCTTTGAACCAGGGGAAAAAAGCATATTTTATTTCTGCTGACAAAACCGTTACCGGCGTGGCTTCAGGCAATACACTCATCGGCTACGTTTGGGAAACGGCCGATGCCACTAACCCTGTAGTAAGAGTGAAAATTGGATAA
- a CDS encoding prohead protease/major capsid protein fusion protein, which translates to MKKAKVSLSYVRASIPENSFNEKNNTIEVVFATETPVKRYDWNEGCYFNEVLEISKDAINFERLNRGLSVLNSHQSYGLENILGVVESAWIDENTKEAKAIIRLSSTEKDADIISKIKQGIIRHMSVGYKVDQYTVKKNGKEIPEYRATRWTPNELSLVPVPADFNSGIRSQQKEEHFNLITIMDQDNIPADEVPTPPKVQNTPTPEPKVNESEVRAEAVAQERQRAMDISEVCQRAGLETSFADSLIKNGTSLHDARALIIDEVAKRANPAPVATPPPAEVTQDESEKKRISMVEGIVARAIPGSIDLNGNEKALQFRNMRLLDIAKDRLTAAGENFSMLSEQEVVKRAWATTDFPTLLSLAFDRSLRRFYEGYADEWRFIARQENATDFREKTGIKVDGAVSFDEIPEGGEYKESNILQAEEAKIKLKKFGRKYSISDIAIINDDLSVFSRLPQIMALGAQQFQSDLVWSNITDNKNAPDGKALFHADHKNYDATGAALTTDALSIARTAMRRQKSPAGLKLGIKPQYLLVPPELQTTAERLVSAVLATETGNVNVFAGQLRVMVSDQLEDPKAWYLLADPSAISADGIVYAYLNGQGGLKTESRVNWDTDALEVKGSMAFATAVWGWEGWYKNKGK; encoded by the coding sequence ATGAAAAAGGCAAAAGTTTCCTTATCCTACGTCAGGGCTTCAATACCCGAGAACAGCTTTAATGAAAAGAACAACACCATTGAGGTGGTTTTCGCTACAGAAACTCCAGTAAAAAGATATGACTGGAATGAAGGATGCTATTTCAATGAAGTTCTCGAGATTTCCAAAGATGCCATCAATTTTGAAAGACTCAATAGAGGCCTTTCTGTTTTGAACTCCCATCAATCCTATGGACTGGAAAATATTCTGGGCGTGGTAGAGTCAGCCTGGATCGATGAAAACACCAAAGAAGCCAAAGCCATTATCAGACTTTCCAGCACGGAAAAAGATGCAGATATCATTTCTAAAATCAAACAGGGCATCATCCGTCATATGAGCGTTGGCTACAAGGTAGATCAGTACACCGTTAAAAAAAATGGCAAAGAAATTCCCGAGTACAGGGCCACACGCTGGACTCCCAATGAATTATCACTGGTACCCGTTCCGGCAGACTTTAATTCCGGAATACGATCTCAGCAAAAAGAAGAACATTTTAATTTAATTACGATAATGGACCAAGATAATATCCCGGCGGATGAAGTCCCAACACCGCCAAAAGTTCAGAATACACCCACACCTGAACCCAAAGTAAATGAATCAGAGGTAAGAGCAGAGGCTGTTGCCCAGGAAAGACAAAGAGCAATGGATATTTCAGAGGTCTGCCAGCGGGCAGGCTTAGAAACATCCTTCGCAGATTCACTCATCAAAAACGGCACCTCATTACATGATGCCAGAGCACTGATCATCGATGAAGTAGCCAAAAGAGCCAATCCGGCGCCCGTAGCAACTCCCCCGCCAGCAGAAGTGACGCAAGATGAATCCGAGAAAAAAAGAATCTCGATGGTAGAGGGAATTGTTGCAAGAGCGATTCCCGGATCTATAGACCTTAACGGAAACGAAAAAGCGCTACAGTTCAGAAACATGAGACTTCTCGATATAGCCAAAGACCGATTAACAGCAGCGGGTGAAAACTTCTCGATGTTAAGTGAACAGGAAGTGGTAAAAAGAGCATGGGCTACCACAGACTTCCCCACCCTCTTATCCCTGGCCTTTGACAGATCCCTCAGAAGATTCTATGAAGGCTACGCCGATGAGTGGAGATTCATCGCAAGGCAGGAAAACGCTACCGATTTCAGAGAAAAAACAGGTATCAAAGTCGATGGTGCCGTGTCTTTTGATGAAATTCCCGAAGGAGGAGAATACAAAGAAAGCAATATTCTACAGGCAGAAGAAGCAAAGATTAAGCTTAAAAAATTCGGAAGAAAATACAGCATCAGCGATATTGCTATTATCAATGATGATTTGAGTGTCTTCAGCAGACTGCCACAAATTATGGCACTCGGAGCCCAGCAATTCCAAAGTGATCTGGTTTGGTCCAATATCACCGATAACAAAAATGCACCGGACGGAAAGGCTTTATTTCATGCTGACCATAAAAATTACGATGCCACAGGAGCCGCTCTCACCACCGATGCATTAAGCATCGCAAGAACCGCCATGAGAAGGCAAAAATCCCCCGCAGGATTAAAGTTAGGCATTAAACCCCAGTATCTGTTAGTACCCCCGGAATTACAGACCACCGCAGAAAGACTCGTATCAGCAGTACTAGCTACCGAAACCGGAAATGTTAACGTTTTCGCAGGACAGCTGAGGGTCATGGTAAGCGATCAGCTCGAAGATCCCAAAGCATGGTACCTCCTGGCAGATCCTTCAGCCATTTCAGCAGACGGCATCGTGTACGCTTACCTCAATGGTCAGGGTGGACTTAAAACAGAATCAAGAGTCAACTGGGATACCGATGCCCTGGAAGTAAAAGGATCCATGGCTTTTGCCACCGCCGTATGGGGATGGGAAGGATGGTATAAAAACAAAGGAAAATAA
- a CDS encoding phage terminase large subunit family protein gives MLIKGFLDALQPEPILSVSQWADQNRLLDSKSSAMPGKYRTSITPFLKEIMDHLGEYSPVEEVIVMKGAQLGVTEAGLNWIGYTIDISPCPMLFVEPTKEVVELVSKTRIQPMLESSPSLAHKVKPPKSRDSGNTLTKKEFPGGVLRLAGANSAAGLRNMPVKRLMLDEVDAYPVDLDTEGNPIDLAKKRTSTFAKRKIFILSTPVTKGLSVIEPLFESTDQRYFFLPCPHCGTLQHLKWENLKYQYNKSAKVAKEVYYQCEHCQEGIQESEKTKMLESGVWIPTKPENQNKKRVGYHINSLYSPLGWKSWEDLAIEYEEAMGDVPKMKTFYNTSLGLTYEESGDKPQWEALYDRREDYPRGKIPTDEIAFLTAGVDIQKDRIELEIVGWCEGKVSYSIDYRVLMGFVAGDGSAQVWQKLDALLNETWIRPDGTQMSIRMMCVDSGNWSSEVYAFCGRYPPSRVVPIKGRDNQITIISAPKAVNVTRKNKPINGVKVWHVGVSLLKSELYGWLRVNQGDPGYCHFPMYDEAYFKGLTSEELITTKNKNGHTVQRWVKKFTRNEPLDIRNYARAAAHMVGMDSFSPKHWELMRNKRTGAVKNKVKKKSDFWN, from the coding sequence ATGCTCATTAAAGGATTTTTAGACGCCTTACAACCAGAACCCATACTATCTGTGAGCCAGTGGGCAGATCAAAACCGACTCTTAGACAGTAAAAGTTCAGCAATGCCAGGAAAATACAGAACTTCCATCACTCCGTTTCTCAAAGAGATTATGGATCATCTCGGGGAATATTCTCCTGTAGAGGAAGTTATTGTCATGAAGGGAGCACAGCTGGGCGTGACCGAGGCAGGACTCAATTGGATAGGCTACACCATTGATATCTCCCCCTGCCCTATGCTTTTTGTAGAACCCACTAAAGAAGTGGTGGAACTGGTCAGCAAGACCAGAATACAGCCTATGCTCGAAAGCTCTCCCAGCTTGGCACACAAAGTAAAACCACCTAAGTCCAGAGACAGCGGAAATACCCTCACAAAAAAAGAATTTCCGGGTGGAGTATTGAGATTAGCAGGAGCCAACAGCGCTGCAGGTCTCAGAAATATGCCCGTCAAAAGACTCATGCTCGATGAGGTAGATGCTTATCCTGTGGATTTGGATACTGAAGGAAATCCCATTGACCTGGCAAAGAAAAGGACTTCCACATTTGCCAAAAGAAAAATCTTCATTTTATCCACTCCGGTAACAAAAGGCCTTAGTGTTATTGAGCCCCTGTTTGAGAGTACCGACCAGAGATATTTCTTTCTTCCTTGCCCTCATTGCGGAACTTTGCAGCATTTGAAATGGGAAAATTTAAAATATCAATACAACAAAAGCGCAAAGGTCGCAAAAGAGGTTTATTACCAGTGTGAACACTGCCAGGAAGGTATTCAGGAATCTGAAAAAACAAAAATGCTGGAGAGTGGAGTTTGGATACCTACAAAGCCTGAGAATCAAAATAAAAAAAGAGTGGGCTACCATATCAATTCCCTCTATTCCCCTTTAGGATGGAAAAGCTGGGAGGATTTAGCCATAGAATATGAAGAGGCCATGGGAGATGTCCCGAAAATGAAAACGTTTTACAACACCTCCTTAGGGCTGACCTATGAAGAAAGCGGAGATAAGCCCCAGTGGGAAGCATTGTATGACCGTAGAGAGGATTACCCGAGAGGAAAAATACCCACTGATGAAATTGCTTTTTTAACAGCCGGGGTAGATATTCAGAAAGACCGTATCGAACTGGAAATAGTAGGCTGGTGCGAGGGGAAGGTTTCCTACTCCATTGATTATAGAGTGCTAATGGGGTTTGTGGCAGGTGATGGCAGCGCCCAGGTTTGGCAAAAACTCGATGCCCTGCTCAATGAAACATGGATAAGACCCGACGGCACACAGATGAGTATCAGAATGATGTGTGTGGACAGTGGAAACTGGTCCAGTGAAGTCTATGCTTTTTGCGGCCGTTATCCCCCTTCAAGAGTCGTCCCCATCAAAGGACGTGACAATCAGATTACCATTATTTCTGCTCCAAAAGCCGTGAATGTTACCAGAAAAAATAAACCCATCAATGGCGTTAAAGTATGGCATGTCGGCGTTTCATTATTAAAATCGGAACTATACGGCTGGTTAAGAGTTAATCAGGGAGATCCAGGGTATTGCCATTTCCCAATGTATGATGAGGCCTACTTTAAAGGACTTACCTCTGAAGAACTTATTACAACCAAAAATAAAAATGGACACACGGTACAGAGGTGGGTGAAAAAGTTCACCCGAAATGAGCCCCTCGATATAAGGAACTACGCCAGGGCAGCGGCCCATATGGTCGGCATGGACTCCTTTTCACCCAAACATTGGGAACTCATGCGAAATAAAAGAACCGGAGCAGTTAAAAATAAAGTAAAGAAGAAATCAGATTTTTGGAATTAA
- a CDS encoding Gp37 family protein yields MNYQAVESEIVHQMQANTDLSAIADITVLPEDIAQYKIPVVNGLVTVVFMSETFDKNQSIGPISQHSTATFTISIQSRRLRGPKGVYVISELIKQSLMGFTPTDCGAVSLGDFAYVNYQNDVWEYSLSVACRSLRTQILPHSVDPPLTDQPVYDQPQ; encoded by the coding sequence ATGAATTACCAGGCAGTAGAATCAGAAATCGTCCATCAGATGCAGGCCAATACTGATTTATCTGCAATAGCAGATATTACAGTACTTCCGGAAGATATCGCCCAATACAAAATACCGGTTGTGAATGGTTTAGTGACCGTTGTTTTTATGAGTGAAACCTTTGATAAAAATCAAAGTATCGGCCCCATATCACAGCACAGCACCGCTACCTTTACCATCAGCATTCAATCCAGAAGATTAAGAGGTCCAAAAGGAGTGTACGTCATTTCAGAACTCATCAAGCAGTCCTTGATGGGGTTTACCCCTACAGATTGCGGAGCGGTTTCTTTAGGGGATTTTGCTTATGTAAACTACCAGAATGATGTCTGGGAATATTCCCTGTCGGTTGCATGCAGATCACTCAGAACACAAATCCTCCCCCACTCTGTTGATCCTCCGCTAACGGATCAACCGGTATATGATCAACCCCAATAA